One window of uncultured Methanoregula sp. genomic DNA carries:
- a CDS encoding glycosyltransferase: MSKPEVTAIIPVYNDRHSLEIAIPRSLETLAGITPAFEIIVAEDGSTDGSTEYVQEYEKRDPRIRLLHRDERQGRGKALNRAIREAGGSIVCYYDVDLATDMQHLKELIGAIREGYDMSTGSRLLPESDIVRTGGREIASRSYNVLVRAVLGSVIFDHQCGFKAFNKERILPVLPTIRSNHWFWDTEILVRGQRMGFWVKEFPVHWRAGKGTTVRIKDVFEMGSAILRLWWQIHVSKD; encoded by the coding sequence ATGAGTAAGCCCGAAGTAACGGCTATTATTCCCGTTTACAATGATCGTCATTCTCTTGAGATCGCTATCCCGAGATCCCTTGAAACCCTTGCCGGGATAACACCAGCATTCGAGATTATTGTTGCAGAGGACGGTAGCACGGATGGAAGTACAGAATACGTTCAGGAATATGAGAAACGTGATCCACGTATCCGCCTCCTCCACAGGGATGAACGACAGGGCCGTGGAAAAGCCCTTAACCGGGCGATACGTGAAGCCGGAGGGTCAATTGTCTGCTACTATGATGTGGATCTGGCAACTGACATGCAGCACCTCAAAGAACTCATCGGGGCCATTCGGGAAGGATACGATATGTCAACCGGTTCCCGACTGCTCCCGGAAAGCGACATCGTCAGGACCGGCGGGCGCGAGATCGCAAGCCGATCGTATAATGTTCTTGTCAGGGCCGTTCTGGGGAGTGTAATCTTCGATCACCAGTGCGGATTCAAAGCATTCAATAAAGAACGCATTCTCCCGGTTCTCCCAACCATTCGATCAAACCACTGGTTCTGGGACACGGAGATCCTTGTCCGCGGACAGAGAATGGGATTCTGGGTAAAAGAATTCCCCGTTCACTGGCGTGCAGGAAAGGGAACAACAGTAAGGATAAAGGACGTGTTTGAGATGGGTTCCGCAATCCTGCGGTTATGGTGGCAGATCCATGTATCGAAAGATTAG
- a CDS encoding nitrilase-related carbon-nitrogen hydrolase, with translation MAHGKSPVRSDRDTGKTEVIRVCSAQITGFFEEPEKTLEKADVFIRHAAQSGASLICFPEQFATGWDPEADTNADTLSGLIVSSLKKSAQDNSIAILGSFRERARPRPKNTAVVIGSDGRILATYAKMHLFSPGKEDRGFSSGSELGIFPLGPLTCGIAICYDLRFPELFRIYREKGVQAVFVPAAWPEKRIRHWELFLTARAAENQMYVIGVNTTGTTPVDTYSGSSMTIDPHGTIIARANNAEQLLFSDLRISEVQASRESFPVERDRRNALYHSLANHG, from the coding sequence ATGGCACACGGAAAGAGCCCGGTCCGAAGTGACCGGGATACCGGAAAAACTGAGGTTATCCGGGTATGCAGTGCCCAGATCACCGGTTTTTTTGAAGAGCCGGAAAAAACATTGGAAAAGGCAGATGTATTCATCCGCCACGCAGCGCAATCCGGAGCATCGCTCATCTGCTTTCCGGAACAATTTGCAACCGGGTGGGATCCGGAAGCAGATACAAATGCTGACACCCTTTCAGGTCTCATCGTATCTTCCCTGAAAAAATCCGCGCAGGACAATTCAATTGCTATTCTCGGATCGTTTCGTGAGAGAGCACGTCCCCGCCCGAAAAATACGGCAGTGGTTATCGGAAGTGATGGCAGGATACTGGCAACGTACGCGAAGATGCACCTGTTCTCCCCGGGTAAAGAAGACCGGGGATTCTCCTCCGGATCAGAGCTCGGGATCTTTCCGCTTGGCCCACTGACATGCGGCATTGCGATCTGCTATGATCTCCGCTTTCCGGAACTCTTCCGCATCTATAGAGAGAAGGGGGTGCAGGCGGTTTTTGTTCCGGCTGCGTGGCCGGAGAAACGCATCCGGCACTGGGAACTTTTCCTCACGGCACGGGCAGCCGAAAACCAGATGTATGTAATAGGGGTGAACACAACCGGCACAACTCCTGTCGATACCTATTCCGGTTCGTCCATGACAATCGATCCGCACGGGACAATCATTGCACGGGCGAACAATGCTGAACAACTCCTCTTTTCGGATCTCCGGATTTCCGAAGTGCAGGCATCCCGGGAATCGTTCCCTGTTGAACGGGATCGCAGAAACGCACTCTATCATTCGCTAGCAAATCATGGATAA
- the ndk gene encoding nucleoside-diphosphate kinase encodes MDRTFVMIKPDGVQRGLVGEVVSRLEAKGLKLVAARFEVLPEPRVTDQYKEHLSKPFFPSLKQYIMGGPVFLMVWEGRNVVAIVRKVIGATNPQEAAPGTIRGDFGIDIGRNVIHASDSPESAAREIAIHFKQTELSTYTRIDESVLYEY; translated from the coding sequence ATGGACCGCACATTCGTCATGATCAAGCCCGACGGCGTTCAGCGCGGTCTTGTGGGTGAAGTCGTCTCAAGGCTTGAAGCAAAAGGGCTCAAACTCGTGGCAGCACGGTTTGAGGTTCTGCCGGAACCACGGGTGACGGACCAGTACAAGGAACACCTGTCCAAACCGTTCTTCCCCTCCCTCAAGCAGTATATCATGGGCGGACCCGTGTTCCTCATGGTATGGGAAGGCAGAAATGTTGTTGCGATCGTCCGCAAGGTGATCGGGGCAACAAACCCGCAGGAAGCAGCACCCGGCACGATCCGGGGCGATTTCGGTATCGACATCGGAAGGAACGTGATCCACGCATCCGATTCCCCCGAGAGTGCAGCCCGCGAGATTGCAATCCATTTCAAACAGACCGAACTTTCAACGTATACCCGGATCGACGAGTCCGTGTTATACGAATACTAG
- a CDS encoding DUF2298 domain-containing protein — MAEGKNLTAELQVFSVLSWLIVITLLQLAFYPCLKKTFGQFAFPVSFSASLLVFTIITWYCGLVRLPVHVALLPFLGLLAYNVYRRNYRISELKAEWHWEALFLICFFLMLDVRFVNPTISYAEKFMDHAFLASVIRAPVIPPLDPWFSGGTLNVYYYLGYWMFGCLAIVSGVPSNIAFNLALPTVFGIAAVNVYAIGTLLLNRFRWLPLLVFFIPNPSFFYQIAQGKAMNAVLWDSTRTITNTINEYPLFSFIWGDVHAHVISIFNQVFLIFLLLYAFKKWESLETRGKILLSILAAISLGSMPLINTWDVLIYAPVTILFLALILWRNRTSLFSRLSLWYFCAVPPLAILCYLPFYLQLQTHTGMIAVVHTPSIPVEFLLVNGLFIGIVLAFLYRDIIRRPYLLLVIVPFIIAGYTSAGIAVIPLVYLIVRRPWQLPEILSMLGLAILVFCELFYLKDNMGETYFRMNTVFKCYLPAWLLLGTGAFALTGRWLEESRKIPIFSSRTIAVVTVTAVCLLFILPFAAQFNVDYGTGTIDGLAYLENTHPGDAGAVAYLRTISGDERIVEAEGGDYTYYSRVSSFTGIPAIIGMPFHEFMWRSDDTGWFSTRMADIRSIYEKQDKTVPLMKKYNATLLYVGDSERERYNVTITGTGLKQVYSAKGTEIYRLAS; from the coding sequence TTGGCGGAGGGAAAGAACCTGACTGCTGAGCTTCAGGTTTTCTCCGTACTGAGTTGGCTTATCGTCATAACCCTTCTCCAGCTGGCATTCTATCCCTGCCTGAAAAAGACCTTCGGGCAGTTTGCGTTCCCGGTATCATTTTCAGCCTCACTTCTGGTATTCACCATCATCACGTGGTACTGTGGCCTCGTACGACTCCCCGTCCACGTGGCTCTCCTTCCGTTCCTGGGGCTCCTGGCCTATAACGTGTATCGCCGCAATTACCGGATCAGCGAGCTGAAAGCCGAATGGCACTGGGAAGCCCTGTTCCTCATCTGTTTCTTCCTTATGCTGGATGTGCGGTTTGTCAACCCCACAATCTCGTACGCAGAGAAATTCATGGATCATGCGTTTCTGGCATCGGTGATAAGGGCACCGGTCATTCCTCCGCTGGACCCGTGGTTTTCCGGGGGAACACTCAATGTATATTATTATCTTGGTTACTGGATGTTCGGATGTCTTGCGATTGTCAGCGGGGTTCCATCGAATATCGCCTTCAATCTTGCACTCCCGACCGTTTTTGGAATAGCTGCCGTGAATGTATATGCAATCGGTACTCTCCTGCTTAACCGGTTCCGCTGGCTGCCGCTTCTCGTCTTCTTTATCCCGAACCCTTCGTTTTTCTACCAGATCGCCCAGGGAAAAGCAATGAATGCAGTTCTCTGGGACAGTACCCGGACTATCACCAACACCATCAACGAGTACCCGCTCTTCTCGTTTATCTGGGGAGATGTTCACGCCCATGTAATATCGATATTCAACCAGGTTTTCCTGATATTCCTGCTCCTCTATGCATTTAAAAAATGGGAATCTCTCGAAACGCGGGGGAAAATTCTCTTATCAATCCTTGCTGCCATCAGTCTGGGCTCCATGCCCCTGATCAATACCTGGGATGTCCTTATCTATGCCCCGGTAACAATACTGTTCCTGGCATTGATCCTCTGGAGGAACAGGACGTCACTGTTCAGCAGGCTATCACTCTGGTATTTCTGTGCCGTTCCACCTCTTGCCATCCTGTGTTACCTGCCCTTCTACCTGCAACTCCAGACCCATACCGGTATGATCGCAGTTGTGCACACCCCATCAATTCCGGTCGAATTCCTGCTGGTGAACGGACTCTTTATCGGAATTGTACTTGCGTTCCTGTACCGGGACATCATCCGGCGCCCTTACCTGCTCCTTGTGATCGTGCCATTTATCATCGCAGGCTACACCTCTGCAGGAATCGCGGTAATTCCCCTCGTATACCTGATTGTCAGAAGACCATGGCAACTCCCGGAAATCCTCTCCATGCTGGGACTCGCCATTCTTGTATTCTGCGAGCTCTTCTATCTCAAGGACAACATGGGCGAGACCTATTTCAGGATGAACACGGTCTTCAAGTGTTATCTGCCTGCATGGCTCCTGCTCGGGACGGGGGCCTTCGCTCTCACCGGCAGGTGGCTGGAGGAATCCCGGAAGATCCCAATTTTTTCTTCCCGCACCATCGCAGTGGTTACCGTCACAGCCGTCTGCCTGTTGTTTATCCTGCCGTTTGCAGCCCAGTTCAACGTGGACTATGGGACAGGAACTATTGACGGACTTGCATACCTGGAGAATACCCACCCCGGGGATGCAGGAGCAGTTGCCTATTTGAGAACCATTTCAGGAGACGAACGGATTGTCGAAGCGGAAGGCGGAGACTATACCTATTATTCGCGGGTGTCCTCGTTTACCGGTATCCCCGCAATCATAGGTATGCCATTCCATGAGTTCATGTGGAGAAGTGACGATACGGGATGGTTCAGTACACGGATGGCAGATATCAGATCTATCTATGAAAAGCAGGACAAAACGGTTCCCCTGATGAAAAAATATAATGCAACGCTCCTGTATGTCGGGGATTCTGAACGCGAGAGATATAACGTAACCATCACCGGAACGGGACTTAAGCAGGTCTATTCCGCCAAGGGTACGGAAATTTACAGGCTGGCTTCATGA
- a CDS encoding flippase activity-associated protein Agl23 has protein sequence MQQAAFFSQKLKQLFTFERIFFLILLVAIAVRFWNLDLKLFHHDEAIHSWFSYELLTRGIWVYDPSYHGPFLYYVTAGMFSLFGDSDLVARLLPALFGTLLIPLVYCIYRLGYINKAQTLVVAIFLVLSPDMVYFSRFLRHDIFMLFFTLLLLVALLYYFERGQTRFAIIAAIAAAGSLACKEEMPIILLIFATFFLYAIWKGRIALPPHWKHDLVLGIITLIALLAILYSAFGVHPETLQSGWLEAIRHWTDMHNQQRLGGPWFFYIPLFLLYELPIFVLAVIGVIQFMGSGIHPSSRMMQLKNWIRNRDRRLTTAQLAETTLRQLKEKGQGYSKSDEFFRFCIYWMLLTMAFYAYVGEKVPWLLIHQLLPMCFVAVYKLNWQKTAVAIVGCIFLVVMTWHVAFIPADINEPIVQVQNSEDMHTVMQLIDASDHVVVASKDYWPLPWYYRGDRWNKISFYGNLTDEDTLTQNHPGVIILHDTESYPSLEGYDKTTYKLSYWFSVYDNQNRLIDYYLHRDGKMGSINIDVFTPTKTA, from the coding sequence GTGCAGCAGGCCGCTTTTTTTTCCCAAAAACTCAAACAATTATTTACTTTTGAAAGGATTTTTTTCCTAATCCTTCTCGTTGCCATAGCGGTACGATTCTGGAACCTCGATCTCAAGCTCTTTCATCACGACGAGGCAATCCATTCCTGGTTCTCATACGAGCTCCTTACCAGGGGTATATGGGTATATGATCCCAGTTACCACGGTCCGTTCCTGTATTACGTGACCGCAGGTATGTTCTCGCTTTTCGGGGATTCCGATCTGGTGGCCCGGCTCCTGCCGGCACTCTTTGGCACCCTGCTCATCCCGCTGGTCTATTGCATTTACCGGCTCGGATATATCAACAAGGCACAAACACTCGTGGTAGCGATTTTTCTCGTGTTATCCCCGGATATGGTGTATTTCTCCCGCTTCCTCCGCCACGACATTTTCATGCTTTTTTTCACCCTCCTCCTCCTGGTCGCCCTGCTCTATTATTTTGAGCGGGGACAGACACGGTTCGCGATTATTGCCGCAATAGCCGCAGCGGGGAGTCTTGCCTGCAAAGAAGAGATGCCGATAATCCTTCTCATTTTTGCAACATTTTTCCTCTACGCCATCTGGAAAGGCAGAATTGCCCTGCCCCCACACTGGAAACACGATCTTGTCCTTGGGATTATTACCCTCATTGCACTATTGGCAATCCTGTATTCCGCTTTTGGCGTACACCCGGAAACACTCCAGAGTGGCTGGCTCGAGGCAATCCGGCACTGGACTGATATGCACAACCAGCAGCGGCTGGGCGGCCCATGGTTCTTCTATATCCCGCTCTTCCTGCTCTACGAACTGCCAATCTTTGTTCTCGCAGTCATAGGTGTCATCCAGTTTATGGGTTCTGGCATTCACCCATCCTCACGGATGATGCAGCTGAAAAACTGGATCCGTAACCGTGATCGCAGGCTCACAACAGCCCAGCTGGCAGAAACAACACTTCGCCAGCTGAAAGAAAAAGGACAGGGATACTCCAAATCCGACGAATTTTTCAGGTTCTGTATCTACTGGATGCTCCTCACCATGGCATTTTATGCCTATGTCGGCGAGAAAGTCCCCTGGCTGCTCATCCACCAGCTCCTGCCGATGTGCTTTGTGGCAGTATACAAACTGAACTGGCAGAAAACCGCGGTTGCCATTGTCGGATGTATATTCCTAGTTGTAATGACATGGCATGTTGCATTCATCCCGGCAGACATCAACGAGCCTATTGTCCAGGTCCAGAATTCCGAAGACATGCATACGGTTATGCAGCTGATAGATGCATCGGATCATGTCGTGGTCGCATCCAAAGATTACTGGCCGCTTCCCTGGTATTATCGTGGTGATCGATGGAATAAGATTTCATTTTATGGGAATCTTACGGATGAAGATACCCTTACGCAAAACCATCCGGGAGTCATTATTCTCCACGATACCGAGAGTTATCCTTCCCTGGAGGGATACGACAAGACCACATACAAACTGAGTTACTGGTTCTCGGTCTACGATAACCAGAACCGGCTGATCGATTACTACCTACACAGAGACGGCAAGATGGGGAGCATCAATATCGATGTCTTTACCCCAACTAAAACCGCATAA
- a CDS encoding tubulin/FtsZ family protein: MRVFFIGFGQAGGKIVDMFIEQDKKLGTNSFRGIAVNTARTDLMGLKNIEMKDRILIGQTMVKGHGVGTDNVTGARVTADEIDSIISAVDSRGTHDVDAFVIVAGLGGGTGSGGSPVLARHLKRIYREPVYAIGIIPAPEEGRLYSYNAARSLTTLVNEADNTFIFDNSAWKNEGESVKSAFQRLNNEVVRRFSVLFRAGEVNKGMGVGEMVVDSSEIINTLRGGGITSVGYALSDVISKRTKQQRGLLGGLKDKFGGKKEANEEVLMGEDRSAKIVALVRRAMLGRLTLPCDYSTAERALVLLAGPPDEMDRKGIEKAKSWVEENIAGVEVRGGDYPVNSEYIAAVVMLATVGNAPRIKELLDIAKETKEDVIKSKEKKSSMFEEGIDPLFE; the protein is encoded by the coding sequence ATGCGGGTATTTTTCATAGGGTTTGGCCAGGCTGGCGGCAAAATTGTCGATATGTTCATCGAGCAGGATAAAAAGCTCGGAACCAACAGCTTCAGAGGAATTGCCGTCAATACCGCGCGAACGGATCTGATGGGGCTCAAGAACATCGAGATGAAGGACAGAATCCTCATCGGTCAGACCATGGTGAAAGGGCACGGGGTGGGCACCGACAACGTGACCGGCGCCAGGGTTACTGCCGATGAAATTGACAGCATCATCAGTGCCGTTGACTCCCGGGGGACGCATGACGTCGATGCGTTTGTCATTGTGGCTGGTCTCGGAGGGGGAACAGGATCCGGCGGGTCGCCGGTTCTTGCCCGCCATCTCAAACGGATTTACCGCGAACCCGTATATGCCATTGGCATTATCCCGGCACCTGAGGAAGGGAGGCTTTATTCGTATAATGCTGCCCGGAGCCTGACGACGCTTGTGAATGAAGCCGATAATACATTTATTTTTGATAACAGTGCCTGGAAAAATGAAGGCGAAAGCGTCAAGAGCGCATTTCAACGACTGAATAATGAAGTGGTCCGGCGTTTTAGTGTTCTGTTCCGTGCCGGGGAAGTGAACAAGGGTATGGGCGTTGGCGAGATGGTTGTTGACTCCAGCGAGATTATCAACACGCTCCGCGGAGGTGGCATTACGTCCGTAGGATATGCGCTCAGTGATGTTATCAGCAAGCGGACAAAACAACAGCGGGGGCTTCTGGGCGGTCTTAAGGATAAGTTCGGTGGTAAAAAAGAGGCAAACGAAGAGGTATTAATGGGGGAGGACCGCTCAGCGAAGATCGTTGCACTTGTGCGCAGGGCAATGCTTGGGCGACTTACCCTCCCATGCGATTATTCAACAGCCGAACGTGCCCTGGTCCTTCTGGCAGGTCCCCCGGACGAGATGGATCGTAAGGGTATCGAGAAGGCCAAGAGCTGGGTTGAGGAGAACATTGCGGGTGTCGAAGTGCGTGGCGGAGATTACCCGGTTAATAGCGAGTATATTGCTGCGGTCGTGATGCTTGCAACGGTGGGAAATGCCCCGCGAATCAAAGAACTCCTTGATATTGCAAAAGAAACAAAGGAAGATGTTATTAAGTCAAAAGAGAAAAAATCCAGTATGTTTGAAGAGGGCATTGACCCCTTGTTCGAGTGA
- a CDS encoding 30S ribosomal protein S28e, whose translation MADDATPAEVIEVVGSTGMHGEAMQVKCRILDGNNKGRIITRNTVGPIREGDIIMLLETEREAKKMSRR comes from the coding sequence ATGGCAGACGATGCAACGCCGGCAGAAGTTATCGAGGTTGTAGGCTCCACCGGTATGCACGGTGAGGCAATGCAGGTCAAGTGCCGTATCCTCGACGGCAACAACAAGGGCCGGATCATCACCCGCAACACGGTTGGACCGATTCGCGAGGGAGACATCATCATGCTCCTCGAGACCGAGCGCGAAGCAAAGAAAATGTCGAGGCGGTAA
- a CDS encoding lysylphosphatidylglycerol synthase transmembrane domain-containing protein — MYRKISAIVIPTVIAVGIIAYMLYSVRAELLTALHLVIPEYLLVAVLICLAAWWLRGWRYQSILKNLNCRVSVRFATACIFVSQTVNLVVPARLGDFVRVFILKHEYNTSYSEGVSSLVVERVFDIFTIALLGAISIFFVLNVPPEFVLLIIIPILAGGIFFIFLLFIGRFSSENKYIAIILTMLHEIKKASLTARSIIVLGSSSIVIWLLDILVCCAVVLMFQQHISFAVIVLAIVVGNLVKAIPITPGGIGTYEISVALIFGLDKVDPAVAALIAVIDHLIKNLVTLGGGVISIYYLGDWVIPSIKEALNSKFGGGKEPDC, encoded by the coding sequence ATGTATCGAAAGATTAGCGCTATCGTCATCCCGACAGTTATCGCGGTAGGCATCATTGCCTACATGCTCTACAGCGTGAGGGCCGAGCTCCTTACAGCACTCCACCTGGTAATACCTGAATACCTACTCGTTGCAGTTTTAATCTGCCTCGCTGCATGGTGGCTCCGGGGATGGCGATATCAATCCATTCTTAAAAACCTCAATTGTCGCGTAAGTGTCCGGTTTGCAACGGCATGCATTTTTGTCAGCCAGACCGTCAACCTGGTTGTGCCTGCACGGCTCGGCGATTTTGTCCGTGTCTTCATCCTGAAACACGAATATAATACGAGTTACTCGGAGGGCGTATCATCTCTTGTAGTCGAACGGGTCTTTGATATTTTCACTATAGCACTCCTTGGAGCCATCTCCATATTCTTTGTCCTCAATGTGCCTCCGGAGTTCGTTCTGCTCATCATAATCCCGATCCTTGCCGGCGGGATTTTTTTTATTTTTTTATTATTCATCGGCAGATTTTCATCAGAAAACAAGTATATCGCAATCATCCTCACGATGCTGCACGAGATTAAGAAAGCTTCCCTTACCGCCCGATCGATCATCGTTCTGGGCAGCTCTTCCATAGTCATATGGCTTCTCGATATCCTCGTCTGTTGTGCCGTCGTGCTGATGTTCCAGCAGCACATCTCGTTTGCGGTGATCGTTCTTGCGATTGTTGTCGGAAACCTGGTAAAAGCAATCCCGATAACCCCGGGGGGTATAGGAACCTACGAGATCTCAGTAGCATTAATATTCGGACTTGACAAGGTTGATCCTGCAGTCGCGGCACTTATCGCGGTTATCGATCACCTGATCAAGAACCTCGTAACCCTTGGTGGGGGGGTAATCTCAATTTACTATCTTGGGGACTGGGTGATCCCAAGTATCAAAGAAGCTCTCAATTCAAAATTTGGCGGAGGGAAAGAACCTGACTGCTGA
- a CDS encoding 50S ribosomal protein L24e — MVEQHVCSFCGVQLEPGTGKMYIRKDGTIFYFCGTKCQNNYKLGRVPRRVQWTNAGRKALGKE; from the coding sequence ATGGTCGAACAGCATGTCTGCAGTTTCTGCGGCGTCCAGCTGGAGCCGGGAACCGGCAAGATGTACATCCGCAAGGACGGCACGATCTTTTACTTCTGCGGCACCAAGTGCCAGAACAACTACAAACTCGGCAGAGTTCCCCGGCGTGTCCAGTGGACCAATGCCGGCAGGAAAGCACTGGGCAAGGAGTGA
- a CDS encoding NAD(P)/FAD-dependent oxidoreductase has translation MKIGIIGGGLTGLVAAHALVQENEVDLYEKLPYLGGCLSSYNMENYWIERYYHHCFSGDTALFSLLGELDLSDKLEWMNGTTGYYARNTIYPLNTPLQILKYPELSIPDKARLAWLTLTAKKADLNVLDQIPADQYIIEHLGWNIYTSFFEPLLKSKFGDRRKEVSAAWLMSRIAIRSNRGVAGERLGYLDGGFHQLVAALELSITSKGGKIHKQMPVSTLSHSGDNWVINDTRYDAVVSTIPPQELESMGGPALPPIPYQGAACLTLAMDRQVTEGIYWLNMKDSAPYGAVVSHTNFIPSARYGEHIVYLASYFSGTVFPQLDERMMADFCTRFGVPRQEIHWHRMAVDPWAGPVYTTGYGSLIPAYEQSGLFMAGMFSKTNYPERSMEGSIRAGLDIAACVQKRNSHE, from the coding sequence ATGAAGATTGGGATAATTGGCGGGGGATTGACCGGGCTTGTCGCTGCCCACGCACTTGTTCAGGAGAACGAGGTGGACCTGTACGAGAAACTGCCCTATCTTGGAGGATGTCTTTCCTCATATAACATGGAGAATTACTGGATCGAGCGGTATTACCACCACTGTTTTTCCGGGGATACTGCGCTGTTTTCTCTCCTTGGTGAGCTGGACCTTTCCGATAAGCTCGAATGGATGAACGGGACTACCGGCTATTATGCCCGGAACACCATTTATCCCCTGAATACGCCGCTCCAGATACTGAAATATCCTGAATTGTCTATCCCGGACAAAGCCCGGCTTGCCTGGCTGACCCTGACTGCAAAAAAAGCGGATCTCAATGTCCTCGACCAGATCCCGGCTGACCAGTATATCATAGAACACCTCGGATGGAACATCTATACTTCCTTTTTCGAACCACTCCTGAAAAGCAAGTTCGGCGACCGGAGAAAAGAGGTATCGGCAGCCTGGCTGATGAGCCGGATTGCCATCCGTTCAAATCGCGGTGTTGCCGGGGAGCGACTCGGATACCTCGACGGGGGATTCCACCAGCTGGTCGCGGCCCTTGAATTATCCATCACTTCAAAGGGAGGGAAAATCCACAAACAGATGCCCGTTTCCACACTTTCGCATTCCGGAGATAACTGGGTAATAAACGACACCCGGTATGATGCCGTAGTCTCCACGATTCCCCCGCAGGAATTGGAAAGTATGGGTGGCCCTGCCCTGCCCCCGATCCCATACCAGGGTGCAGCCTGCCTGACCCTTGCCATGGATCGTCAAGTGACTGAAGGAATATACTGGCTGAACATGAAAGATTCGGCCCCGTACGGGGCCGTGGTTTCCCACACGAATTTTATTCCGTCAGCAAGATATGGGGAACACATCGTCTACCTTGCATCGTACTTTTCGGGGACAGTATTCCCGCAGCTCGATGAACGGATGATGGCAGATTTCTGTACCCGTTTTGGTGTTCCAAGGCAGGAGATCCACTGGCACAGGATGGCAGTGGATCCGTGGGCTGGCCCGGTTTACACTACCGGTTACGGATCGCTGATTCCTGCCTATGAACAGAGCGGACTTTTCATGGCAGGGATGTTTTCAAAGACAAATTACCCAGAGCGGAGCATGGAAGGATCCATACGTGCAGGTCTCGACATTGCAGCATGCGTACAGAAACGGAATTCCCATGAGTAA
- a CDS encoding NAAT family transporter codes for MAGDVLSFTLLAISSIIIIINPLGATLLYVSLTTSLEQNVRDTIARDACRFALLLLLLVALLGAWILQLFGISLEAFRIAGGILLFGIGMEMVYAKTSRTKLTATEKYESRDTDDVAIMPLAIPMIAGPGAITTTIVMMNEAIVISPLAIVILFLSIAFSIGITYYMMRHSDYIMKRIGQREYRAINRLMGMLLIAIAVQFVITGIRTAFPLLGGG; via the coding sequence ATGGCCGGAGATGTCCTGAGTTTCACCCTGCTTGCCATCTCATCCATCATTATTATCATCAACCCGCTGGGTGCAACCCTTCTCTACGTCTCCCTGACAACATCCCTTGAACAGAATGTCCGGGACACTATTGCACGGGATGCCTGCCGTTTTGCCCTGCTTCTCCTTCTGTTAGTGGCGCTGCTGGGGGCCTGGATTCTCCAGCTCTTCGGCATCAGTCTTGAGGCATTCCGGATTGCCGGGGGAATTCTCCTGTTTGGCATCGGTATGGAGATGGTCTATGCCAAAACATCCCGTACAAAACTTACGGCAACGGAAAAATACGAGTCCCGGGATACGGATGATGTTGCCATCATGCCGCTTGCTATCCCGATGATAGCCGGGCCGGGGGCAATCACGACGACCATCGTCATGATGAACGAGGCAATCGTCATTTCCCCGCTCGCAATCGTTATCCTTTTCCTGTCCATTGCATTTTCCATCGGGATCACGTATTATATGATGAGGCATTCAGATTATATCATGAAGAGAATCGGGCAGAGGGAATACCGGGCAATCAACCGGCTGATGGGTATGCTGCTCATTGCTATCGCTGTGCAGTTCGTTATTACCGGTATCAGGACCGCATTTCCCCTGCTTGGCGGAGGATAA
- the rpl7ae gene encoding 50S ribosomal protein L7Ae, with translation MAKGYVKTEAPEELQNKALEALEVARDTGKIKKGSNEATKAIERGIAALVVIGADVEPEEIVMHLAPLCDEKKVPYIFINKQNDIGAASGLDVGSAAAAVVKPGKAKETIEELAKQLAALKA, from the coding sequence ATGGCAAAAGGCTACGTTAAAACCGAGGCTCCAGAAGAGCTCCAGAACAAGGCGCTTGAAGCCCTTGAAGTCGCACGTGACACCGGGAAGATCAAGAAGGGATCCAACGAAGCAACAAAAGCCATCGAGCGCGGCATTGCAGCACTCGTGGTCATTGGTGCTGATGTAGAACCCGAAGAGATCGTGATGCACCTTGCACCACTCTGCGATGAGAAGAAAGTTCCGTACATCTTCATCAACAAGCAGAACGACATTGGCGCAGCCAGCGGTCTTGACGTTGGATCAGCCGCAGCAGCAGTTGTCAAGCCCGGCAAGGCAAAAGAGACGATCGAAGAACTTGCAAAGCAGCTTGCCGCGCTGAAGGCGTGA